The Cololabis saira isolate AMF1-May2022 chromosome 18, fColSai1.1, whole genome shotgun sequence genome contains the following window.
tcctcctcttcattaTTTTCCTTCTCCAAACCTACAGACACAGCATGTCAGATTTAAGTCAAACGTATGAATGTTGCCGTAGCAAGTTCTCTTTATGTATTTTGTAAAAGAAACTGAAATGTATGTACGAGGGCTTGAATTTCAGTGAAGAACTGTGGGGTTTTGCACTTAATTTCATCGACTCTTGCAGTTTTTGCAAAGATAACACAGAAAATTCCTAAACAAACGTATAGCTAATTAATTTATTAAAGTTCACCCAGTGTGCATAAATCCCCCTAATGCAAAACAAGTCCTGAAAGATTCCCCCACAATTTCCAAAACTGAATTTCAAGCCCTGTAAACAAACTTTACTTGTCATTGGTCTGTTTTTACCGTTACTTATTCTCTTTTCCTTCTCTTCAGCAATATTTAGCTCCTGAGTTAGTCGGTGTCTGTGCTCTTGCTTCTTTGCCACCTCCTTCTCTTCATGTCTCCTCTTGTCTCTCTTTTTCTGCTCTTCACAGTTTGGAGGCAGGTCCCCTGCATCTGACTGCCTCTCCACCCTGTGAAACTCCTGTCGACGGAATATGATTAAAAGTAAGAAAGACGGGAGGTGTGTGACAGCAAAGGTGAGAAGAAGCCAGAAAAAGAACTGATGTGCCACCTTAAGTGAGAGATACTCGTCAGGTGCCGGTTCGCTGCCCTCGTATGCGTCGCTGATGGCAGGGGGAGGCGTTGGAAAATCGAGACTCGGCGTCCTGTCCTCAGTCTGTACTGCCTTTTTGATGTTCCTGCTAAGAGCTGTGAAATAATGAGTTTATATACTTTTGGTGAGCATAACAAATCCCAAACAGCATCCCTGCCATGTCAGTCTTTGTTCAACTTACCTTTCTGTTTGGTGCCACTTTCAGTATCTTTCTTCACTGAGGCTTTTATCATGCGGTTGGCGTAAATATTCTTCACATCtagttctctctctttttcctgattaaagatgaaaaaacagGTTGAAGCCTCATGTGAGTGATTAACTTGTATGTGATGGATAATCCAGGAGTTAAATGAGATGTGTGGCACCTTGAGTTTGTTGGTCAGTCGCTCCAGCTCTTCCTGCAGAGTCTTGATGTCCTCCTGAGCACCGacggtcttcttcttctctgcaacCAGCTGCCTCTGAAAACTGCTGTTACTGAGCTCCAAGTTTCGCTCCAGCTccttcaaacacaaacaaacagtttAATGTGGCCATCTgacaaaatagaaagaaaaattcaCCAACACCACAACATTATACTGTGGAGAAATCTGGGGCAACAATTACAAAACATCTCTACAGCCATTAACCATAatgcaaaaaagagcaataagaatAATCCACAATGCTGACTACAAGGAACACACAAACCCATTATTCCTGAAGTCCAAAATACTCAAATTTATGGATATTGTGGGCTATcaaacagcgcaaataatgttcaaagcaaaaaatgatctgttaccaacaaatatacagaaattatttagtATCCATGAGGGAAGATATGGTTTAAGGggcaaaagtaattttaatgtcacattaatacgcacaaacaggaaaggtttttgtgtttcagtcagcggggtgaggctatggaacaagttttcaatggaattaaagcaatgtccaaatattaaaccgtttaaaataaaatacaaagatattatttttcagaggtaCAGGGATGAGCAAAGTGCTTGGGTGCAATaatacagtgtttattttttatttatctatttttatccttattttcttacactagtcagtagcttatgttgctacaatgtttttattgtcttgttttgattgtttttgtttttttatttatttatttatttttttaattatgtttgcataatgttatgttcgcatgtgttagctagtcatatttaaggagagggggtgagagtttataagttttacttctcactccctttcgaatatgtacggtactttgttatgtctcatgttaagacgattgtcttattttctttctttttttatatgattcatattcgaaataaacactacaactactactactactactactactactactatgatCGCAAACATAATCTAATATAGGAGTATTTGGGCAAATAATCACTATGTAATGAATGTACCTTAACCTTCCGTTCTGCCTCTTGGGCCcgtgttttttcctcttctaGCCTGCGATTCAGCTCATCTCTGGCTCCTAACTCTCTTTGGTCCACCAGCTTCTTCAGTCGTGTGATGGTCTTTTGGCTCCTCTGCAACTGCTCCTCGCTGTCCTTCAGACGGCGCTCTGCAGCCCGTTCGCGCTCTTGCGAGCGCCTCACTCTCTCGTGCAGCACGTGCATCTCGCTTGAATGGCGCGACAGTAGCTGGGAAATCTCGCTCTCTGTGTCGTCGTAACGCTGCAGGGCTTTCTCCTGACGCACCTGAAGCTGCAACATGGAAAGCATTTTCAAGCCATACAAGTGTTGAGAGTAAGGATAAAGAAAATGAGTTTAAAAGGTCAAATACTCCGATTACTTTTCCTACAACAATCCAAACCAAACATGGCTATATAGTAAGACCTACTTGTCTGAGAATACGATTCTCCTTCTTGAGCTCGTCGGTGCGGTGCTGCAGCTCTGAGAGAGAGTTGCGCAGCTCGTTGATCTTCAGGAGGCGGGCTGAGAGCATCCGTTTggtgaccaggtccaggtctttaGGCGGTGTTGACTCTTTACTTTGTGAGCGGACTCCTCGGCGATGCTGCAGGGTCAGGGGAAAGCCCCCTGGCCGCTGTGGTCGAGACACACCCCAGCGCCCTGCGCCGCCAACAGGGGAAAGAAACACAGAttgtacagaaaaaaaaagaaaaggaaattaaatgtAAACAGCCGCCTTAATATGGCAGTAAAGAGAAAACACATGGACATTATAATTAAATGAATCCCAAATGAAACAGTGAatctcatgtttttttttttttttaaactgactgACCGAAATCTAAGTCAATCAATAAACTCGCCTTTGATCAGCACCCCATGGACATTCAAAAAAGAAGCCAACAAAGACTGTCAGCCATGCGCAAACTTAAAGGACTATACGCTGCACCCCACCTCCTGTTACTACTGTACCAAAACATCATTCAACCCATCCTTCTGTACTGTTCAGCATGTTTCCTCAATATGCTATCTGTCACCAACCGGGCCAAACTCACACGCATCACAAACACAGCTGCTAAAATAATCGGTCACCCCACAGCCAACCTCACAGAACTAAATAACAAATCCATCTCACATCTAGCCAACACCATAGCACAAGACATCACTCACCCACTGAACCAACATATCACCCACTACCCTCAGGGCGCAGGTACAGAACTCTTAAGTTTAAGAAGGCTCGGCTGAGGAAAAGCCTGATCCCTGCAGCCATAGCTGCCCTAAACAGATCTGTCTGTCCGCTTTTGTGCTGTCATTTAAGTCGTCTTTGTTGTATGTATCGTTGGTCTTGATGACATGTACTGCAAGTGAAGACAAATCTTCCTAcgggataaataaaataaatctaaaatctattaaaaacaaaataaaatttcaCTAAGATGAAGCATTTGGCCTAAAACAATTACTCTGCAACAAAAACTGTCCTAATGTTTCCTTTTTATAAGACGAGCTTGTTATATTGACCTTACACTGCCATCACCTGGACATTAAAGTGAATTAAAACAGTGAAGTTAGAAATTCAGTCATTCATCTGACAATACTTGACACATCTTTACTTTTCATACCTGTTTTGTAGAGGGGGTTTCTAGAAATCTGTTTTGCCCGCATCTCTCTTCGCATGCTGGAGGATGGAGTACGAGACTGGGAGAACGGTGAAAGCGAGCGCTCTGAAGGCGTGTCATTCTCATAGTCCTCCGAATAAAAGGAACCATCGCTTCTCTTTCCGTCTCCGTCTGATATCTGATCCTTATCTGGATCAGAGCGCCACGTTCTTGTTCTTGATCTGCTTTCACTACAACTTTCTTTCTCATCTTCACTGTTAATCTTCCCCCGAATGTTCTTCTTGTGCCTCTGCACGGATGATGCTGGGGAATCTTTCTTTACAGTCCGATGGGACTGGCGACTCAGATCCCGGTTATCTTTATATGATTCGGTTGTGTTTTCAGATTCCATGCCGCCTCATGTAGAAGTTTTCCTGCATTTGGGTATAAGCATAAAAGACTTTGAATTACTTTCACATTTTCTTTGAATATAGCAGTAACAAAGTCTCACCTGTAACCGCAGCTCTATGCACCACTGTCCCCGGTGTTATTGCTACATAGGGCGGCTTTATGGATGTCCTGATACACCTGACCTTCCAGACTTACGTTAAAAGCCCCTTGACTGCTAACTCACCTTAATGTTTCTATTGTGCAACTGACGAGAAAAATTCTCTGGACTTACATAAAAAGTAAAGAACGGTGAGGCTAATTGGTTTCTCAGAGGTTTCCCTTATTATATGTCTTGGTTACTTGGCCACAATGCACATGAGACTAGATTCACCATGGTATCACTATCCAACCCCACTGCTACTGTGAAGAATACTACACCACCCGTGTGCCCTCCTCACTTCTTAAGGAGCCAAATTATAAGTTCTGAGTTACAGAACTATGGACATCTATACAGTACATAAAGAGGAGAAAATGAGAAGTATATCTTGCATATTGACGATTCACTTTAGCCTAACTGTAATAACTGTGAGAgtggaaatatgtttttttttcatccttcctAAGTAGAGAAAGCAAATATCGTTCAGAACTAACACAGTGGAAGGAGTACAAACCGTAAGATGTATCCTTGTTTGACAAGAATAGACTGAGGTTATAAAATATTTGAGAATTTTgtgatatatactgtatatacttaTACCTATAGTGCATGTCAGTGTGTACTGTTGTCTGCAGCTGGTTGATCTGCTGCCTTTCTTGGTCATGAGACTCTTGCAAAAGACATCTTATCCTTAAAGAGTCTTTTTTTCCTTGATGAATAAATTATTGTTCATGAAACAATTATTTACTCAGGTCATGCAGACATCTAGCCCTCTCATAAGCCTTGCTAATAACAGAATCGCTTGACGGACAACTATCCATGGCAAAACCAGTACACAGAACAACATCATCATAAATGAGGAACAgcgtctttgtacatgaggcagTGCAGGTccaatacataaatacataactgGCTTTCAAAAGAATTATAAGTACTTATTTCTAACTTTGCGAACCTACAATATCATGACATGAATTCATTGTCTCAACCATTATCTTTTGCgagtttgggaaaaaaaacaaaaactgattGCACTTGATTTTCCAttaaatttctttttcttttgaatgatCATGTCGGCATTGACATTGTTAGTTTATTTGACAACACAAACATTAACATTCAtttgaaaacacacaaaacatcaaCCTTCTTTGATTGCAAGCTGTTATACATAACACTTTAGTACATAACACTGCAATTTATgttgatattttatttgaaattcaTCACAATCCAGCACAGATTTGTTCATAACGATACAAATTGGTTTAATCAAATTTACTTCAGTCTAATTCAGCTGATCCATCCATATTTTTTATGACCATTTCACCTTGTTACAATTCACAGGAACAtgcaaaaaattgaaaaaaaaaacaaccactcACATCTACAGGTAATTCAATAAGTTCATAATTCATAAGTTTGTTTTGAGTATGGCCATGCCGGCCCGGTGAGTGTTAACTACCACACTCCCACACTGCCCAACATCTACATCATCATCTCTAAACTCAGATCAGTTTTGAGATGTGTTTATTTTGGTGTCAATCCAAACAATTAAGATAGACCCTGACCTCCAAGATAAAgtaggtatagaaaatggatggattttaGGTTTAAGAATTACATTTAGGGAGCATTTTGGGAAGGCATCACCTTACTGGATTTGATTATTGTGcaaattgtaagtatattataaatgtaatagtaaatatattctaaatcactgtaggctatgagtgtatatatagtatagtagtatgagtgtattataattattataattattatattataattattattattatgtatgaGTATATAATGATATGTAGTATATTTATACTACTATAAATAGAGGTAagggtatattataaattataaagtcgttgcaaaatattttgctcaaaagtggaacagatctggtgatagtagcaaatattgttacttaagatgtggatggttggatacttaatcttttatttttgtttcaatttattatttcaggaattctagtgaatgtttttcacccttttttgagttgtattattgtattattaatcttttgtatgtctatgtgtggaccccaggaagaatagtcttcccatggtgacgactaatggggatcctttttaaataaacaactaaacaaataaactgGAAGGATAGACTTTATGTTGCCATgataacttttttctttttcaaacattactttctgaaaaataaaaaatatctgaTGACAGATTCTTTTGAAGTTATCACTGATTCTGCCTAAATAAACATGCTTATATACATCCGTCCCATCTAATATGAAGATTTTAAACTTACCACATAAATCATATCATCTCTGTCGTCTTCATTACGCCATCTGTGTCACTTGACGACTGGTCTCTGCagtaaaaacaaccaaaaaccaGAGAGATACGCAGTTAATCACAagtgctgaataaaataaattaaacaaaccAGTGTCATGACAACGGTATTGGAAAAGAGACTGGATTAAAACAGGCCTGTGCTGTTCACAGGTACACTGTTGTCAAACTGTTTTCAAAGAGCAACGAATACTCCAGCCATGTGCAGATCAGAGAGCACCctctgttttaaatgtataattAATAACAAAACACGAGTCATTAGCAAATGTCTTCTTCAGGAAGCTAAGGTGCTGAGAGAGACACATCTCTGCTAACATGGCAACAAAACTACAATCAACAGGTGGGATGTCCTTTATCGCCCCCGCCGGCCGCCTTTTAGCACCAACCTGTACATTTTCACACTTCTTTAAAACACATTTAGCGCATTGTTATTGTCAGCTCAGGTTGCTAATGTTAGCCTACCAGCTTAAAACACTAGCAGGCTACTCGAGCCACTCAGTGTAAGAAAGCCTCGTCGTCCAGCCTCTTAGGAAGTAAAAAGTGACTAAAATAGTGTCTAAAATATACAATATCTTGAGTTTATCTTCTATGAAGCTGAGAAGCAGCGACTAGTAAACTCGTTTGCTTCAGTACCTGGTCCTCGGTGTCGATGACGCCGCACCATGGCAACCGCAGCGCTGCCTGCAGTACCGCCGACCACCGGGGCGGCGCTGTCGCACCTCCACGCTGCTTCTCTCTGCTGGGAAAAGCCTTGCAGGTAGAAAACGCTGT
Protein-coding sequences here:
- the lca5 gene encoding lebercilin yields the protein MESENTTESYKDNRDLSRQSHRTVKKDSPASSVQRHKKNIRGKINSEDEKESCSESRSRTRTWRSDPDKDQISDGDGKRSDGSFYSEDYENDTPSERSLSPFSQSRTPSSSMRREMRAKQISRNPLYKTGRWGVSRPQRPGGFPLTLQHRRGVRSQSKESTPPKDLDLVTKRMLSARLLKINELRNSLSELQHRTDELKKENRILRQLQVRQEKALQRYDDTESEISQLLSRHSSEMHVLHERVRRSQERERAAERRLKDSEEQLQRSQKTITRLKKLVDQRELGARDELNRRLEEEKTRAQEAERKVKELERNLELSNSSFQRQLVAEKKKTVGAQEDIKTLQEELERLTNKLKEKERELDVKNIYANRMIKASVKKDTESGTKQKALSRNIKKAVQTEDRTPSLDFPTPPPAISDAYEGSEPAPDEYLSLKEFHRVERQSDAGDLPPNCEEQKKRDKRRHEEKEVAKKQEHRHRLTQELNIAEEKEKRISNGLEKENNEEEERKSFLLDRKEDENYRKRGLVQEEVAKWNQESLSNQQAAEEARRKKEQLLAKMREIDNQNQGAQDSMFVEPSPPESSNGTRDYSPRPPDHRDPTSSIFNLTEAEEMDGLHAGRRRAGLESGAATGGKGRRVLRSQTSSDDLAFGGYAPSFGRPTSRASFGFPPPPGEEDRSSALEAIGVFSLKGVETEKNGDADKRDGKDRKLSLMQQLFGAQALLAGDGLSSASKMEVLDSPPPPSNGVHSRRKGLLSFSSGSSTPPASSVNTLHVADSRPAVRAIASFDDEIEELTL